DNA sequence from the Bradyrhizobium sp. CIAT3101 genome:
AGGTCGCAAACCGCATGCGCGCCTATTGGATCAACTTTGCCAGGAGCGGCGACCCGAACGGCGCGGAGCTGCCGCATTGGGACGCGGTCGCGGACCGCGACCATCTGCTGCTGATCACGAATGATCGCATCACTAGCGGCGACGACCCCTGGGTGGAGCGTCTGGACCGGCTCGCGCGCGAAAACGGAAAATGAGTTGGAGTTAGGCCGCGAGCTCGACGCGCGGCGCCGGGCTCAGCCGGTCTTCTTCCAGATAGTCCATCGCGCCGTCCTTCTCGACGGCATAGAACTGCTGGCCTTCCTTCGACCGATAGGCGGCGCGAACGACGCCGCGGCGGCCCTTGTCACTGTTGACGACGTCCCCCAGCGCAAACTTCTTCATCTCACGTCTCGCTTGTCTTCAGGCCGATTCCTTCGGCCACGCCGGATTGTGGGCGGCAAATCGTTAACGACTTGCTAACCATACGGGTTTGCCTATGCTCGCCGCCGATTGCGCGACTGCTACACGCGCATGTCGTCCACGAAACGAGCTGACGCAAATGACGCGATTTCCGACCCTGTTCCTGTCCCACGGCGGCGGCCCCTGGCCCTTCATGGAGGACCGGCGGGTGCAATATGCGAAGACGGCCGCGGAATTCGGTCGGCTGCCGCAGCTTCTGCCCGCAAAGCCCAAGGCCGTGCTCGTCATCACCGGCCATTGGGAGGCCGACGCCTTCACCGTGTCGACTTCGGCGCATCCGCCGATGGTGTACGACTATTACGGTTTCCCCGAGCATACCTACCACATCACATATCCGGCGCCGGGCCAGCCCGAGCTGGCTGCGGAGGTGAGGACGCTGCTCACGCGCGCGGGCCTGGATTGCCGGGAAGATCCCAATCAGGGTTTTGACCATGGCACGTTCGTGCCGCTCGGCCTGATGTATCCCAACGCCGACATGCCGATCGTGCTGCTGTCGCTGAAGTCGAGCTATGACGCGGCCGAGCACGTCAAGGTCGGGCAGGCGATCGCCTCGCTGCGCGACGAAGGCATTCTGATCGTCGGCAGCGGCCTCACCTATCACAACATGCGCGGTTTTGGCCGCGCGGAGTCCAAGCCCGTCTCATACGATTTCGAGGCCTATCTGAACGAGGCGATCGGCAATCCGGATGCGGCGCGTCGCAATGCGATGCTGGTCGACTGGGAGAACGCGCCGAGTGCGCGCCTCGCCCATCCGCGCGAGGATCATCTGTTGCCGCTGATGGTCGCCGCAGGCGCCGCGGGCAGCGACGTCGGCAAGCGCGTCTTCGTCGACGAGGTCGCGAACGTGGCGATGGCGTCGTATGTGTTTGGGTGATGAACTCGTAGGGCGGATTAGCGAAGCGTAATCCGCCATCGGGCCGCACCAAAGGCGGCGGATTACGCCTTCGGCTAATCCGCCCTACGCACCGCGCAAGCGGGATGCCATCAGGCCGCGATAGAGTGCCGCGTACTCGCCGGCCCGGTTGCGCCAGGATACGTCGGTCGCGAGGCCCGCGAGCTGCAATTGCCGCCACGCCGCCCTGTCATGGAAGGTGAAGCTCGCGCGCCCCAGCGCTGCCGAGAGATTGGCCGATGTCACGGGCCCGAAGGTGAAGCCGGTCGTCTCGTTCACGGTATCGGCGAGGCCGCCGACGCGCGACACGATCGGAACGGCGCCGTAGCGCAGCGCGCAGAGCTGGGTCAGCCCGCACGGCTCGAACCGCGACGGCACGATCAGGGCGTCAGAGCCGGCCTGGATCAGATGCGCGAGCGCCTCGTCATAGCCGATCACGGCCGCGATCCGGCCCTGATGTCCGCGCGCAGTTGCCAGGTAGCGATCCTGCAGTTCGGCATCGCCGCTGCCGAGCAGGGCCAATTGCATCCCATCGCCCAGGATGGTGGGCATGGAATCCAACAGCAGATCGAGCCCCTTCTGCCATGACAGGCGGCTGATAACGCCGAGCAGCAGCGCATCCGGCCGCGGTTCGAGGCCGAACCGCTGCTGCAGCGCCGCCTTGTTGGCCGAGCGAAACGACAGCTCCTCGGCGCTGAAGCGGTAGGCGATGTGCGGATCGGTGTGCGGATTCCAGACCTCCGTGTCGATGCCGTTGAGGATGCCGCTCAGCACGCTTGCGCGCTCGCGCAGCAGGCCGCCGAGCCCCATGCCGCCCTCGTCGCTCTGGATCTCCCGCGCATAGGTCGGCGACACCGTGGTGATGCGATCGGCCAGTTGCAGCCCGGCTTTCAAGAAGCTGATGCCACCGAAATATTCGAGGCCGTGGACGTCGAACGACGCGTCGTGGGGTAAGCCGATCGCGGCCGCCAGCGTGCGGTCGAACTTGCCTTGATAGGCCATGTTGTGAATGGTCATGACGGTGCCGGGGCGTGCCCCGCCGTCGTAGTGCAGATAGGCCGGCGCCAGCCCGGCCTGCCAGTCATGGGCGTGCACGACATCGGGCACGAAGCTTGCGACGAGACCGTGGCCGATATCGGCCGCGATGCGCGCCAGCGCGGCGAAGCGCACGCCATTATCCGGCCAGTCGATACCGTCCGCGGTGACGTACGGATTGCCCGGCCGTGCGTAGAGGTGCGGCACGTCGAGCACGAACAGGTCGAGCCCGTCATGGGAGCCCGCGAGCAGTCGCCCGGGCCCGCCGAAATAATCCGGCCAGCGCCGGATCTCTTCCGCGCCCGACAGCAGCCGCATCACATCCGGGTAGCCCGGCATCAGCGTGCGCATCTCGACGCCATGCGCCTTCAGCGCGATCGGCAGCGCTCCGGCAACGTCCGCGAGGCCGCCGGTCTTGACGATGGGGTAGACTTCAGAGGCGACCGCAAGGACGCGAACAGGCGTCATGTATTGAGCCTGTCGAGCATCGATTGGGTGACGAGCGATATGCCCTGTTCGGTGGTGCGGAAGCGCTTTGCGTCGAACTCGGGATCCTCTCCGACCACGAGGCCTTCGGGGATCTCGACGCCGCGATCGATCACGACGTTCTTCAAGCGGGCTCCGCGTCCCACATTCACGTAAGGCATGATCACGGCGTTCTCGACATGGGCATAGGAATTGATGCGCACGCCGGTGAACAGCAGCGATCGGCGCAGCGCCGCGCCGGAGATGATGCAGCCGCCGGAGACCAGCGAGCTCACGGCCGAACCGCGCCGGGTCTCCTCGTCATGGACGAACTTCGCCGGCGGCGTGATCTCCGCATAAGACCAGATCGGCCAGGCGCGGTCGAACAGGTCGAGCTCCGGCACCACGTCGGTGAGGTCGATATTGGCAGCCCAATAGGCATCCACCGTGCCTGCATCGCGCCAGTAGGAGCGGGGGTCGTTGCCCGAGCGCACGCAGGAGGTCGAGAACTGATGCGCGATGGCGCGGCCGTTCTTGACGATGTAGGGAATGATGTCCTTGCCGAAATCGTGACTGGAGTTGGTATCCTCGGCGTCGCGCTTGAGCTGGTCGAACAGGAATTTGGCGTCGAACACGTAGATGCCCATGCTGGCGAGCGAGACATCAGGCTTGCCCGGCATCGGCGGCGGATCCTTGGGCTTTTCCAGGAACTGCTGGATCCAGCCGTTCTCGTCGACATGCATGATGCCGAAGCCGGAGGATTCCGCGCGCGGCATCTCGAGGCAGCCGACGGTGACGTCGGCGCCGCTGTCGACGTGCTGTCGCAGCATCACCTCGTAATCCATTTTATAAACGTGATCGCCGGCCAGCACCACGATGAAGCGGGCGTTGTGGGACTCGATGATGTCGATGTTCTGGTAGATCGCGTCCGCCGTGCCGACATACCACATGTTCTCCGAGACGCGCTGGCTCGCAGGCAGGATGTCAAAGCTCTCGTTGCGCTCGGGACGGAAGAAGTTCCAGCCCATCTGAAGATGCCGGATCAGGCTGTGCGCCTTGTACTGGGTGGCGACCGCGATGCGGCGGATGCCGGAATTGACCGCGTTCGACAGCGCGAAATCGATGATGCGGGATTTGCCGCCGAAATAGACCGCGGGCTTGGCGCGCCGGTCGGTCAATTCCAGCAGCCGGCTGCCGCGTCCGCCAGCCAGGACAAATGCCAGGGCCTGGCGGGCAAGCGGCTCATTTCCGGCAGCACTCATGTCATCCTCCCTGAACTCAGGCGCATACCAAGGCCTTCGCGAGACGCTTCCCGGCCGCGCATCGTTGGAACCGATAGTAACGGTACGAATAGTAAATCGGGAAGGTGCTTGTTGGTTGCGAACGCATGGGAAGCTTAACGCTTTGCCCCGGGGGCGCAGGCCCTCCGGAGCCGTCGTCCCGGTGTCATGTCGGCGCCGCGGAGGATCATATTTCGGGCACCTGCGGCATCTTGTGCGCTGCACGCAAGCTCGAGGATTCGACTTGACGCTGGGATGCCTGAAGCGTGACGCTGCGATCCTTTTCCATAACGAAACCTCAGAGGGAGAAAGGCGATGAGTATCTGGAAAACGGCAATTGCCTGCTCGCTCACGGCTGCGGTCGTGGCGGGCCAGCCCGGGCAGGTGACAGCGGCCCCGCTGCCGACCCATGTTGCGGCCATGAAGGCGGCGGCCGGGGATGATGTCACACCGGTCTATTGGCGCGGCTGGGGATGGGGCTTTGGCGGCCTTGCGGCCGGCGCGATCATCGGAAGCGCCATCGCCAGCGGCGGGCCCTATGGTTATTACGGCGGCGGGCCGTATTACGGTGGCTATGGGTATCCAGGGCCGGGCTACGGCTACGGGTATGCGCCGGCTTATTATGGCGGCGGTTACGGAGCGGGTTACGGTTACGGCTACCGTCCCTACTACCGTCCCCGTCCTTACTACAGCTATGGCTACTATCGGCCGCGGGCCTATTACCGCCCCTACTACCAACACTATTGGTGATCGCGCAGGCCTGAGTGGTGGCCTAAAGCGATAGCCACACGATCAAGCTCATGCAGGCGAGATGCCCGAGCACGATCGCGGCGAGATGCAGCGGGCCGGCTTTGAGGCGAAGCCTGCGCATCTCGCCGCTCCCGCGCTAGTTCGATCCCGCGGCCGCGGCGGTGAAGCTGCGGTCGACGGCTTTGCTGACGTCGAGCGTCTTCGGCAGGATGCCGTAGCGCGTCGAGCGGTCGGAGGCTTCCTGTACCTCCTTCACGACGCTCTCGTCGATCACGATCGGGCTGGTGCGCTGCGCGGTGTAGGCCGCCAGCAGCACGTCCTCGGGCAGTTTTGTCAGCTCGGCCGTGCTCCTCGCATATTCACTGATGTGATCCAGCGACCACAGCCGCGCCTTGTTCAGCCGCTGCAGGAGGTCCTGCACCGCCGCGCGCTTGGTGGCGATGGCGCTGTCGGTGGCGACGATGAAGGTGATGGTGGGCGTCAGGCCTTCGCCGTCGGCGATCACGCGCGCCTTGTCCTTCAAGGTGGCGAACGAGACATAGGGCTCCCACACCGCCCATGCGTCGATCGAGCCGGCCACCAGCGCGACCTTGGCATCGACCGGGCCGAGCGGCGCGAAGGTCGCGTCCTCCAACTTGATCTGCGCCTTCTCCAGCGTCGCATCGATCAGGAACTGGCCCCAGCCGCCGCGCGTGCCGGCGAGGCGTTTGCCCTTGAGGTCGGCCGCCGACCTGATCGGTGAATCCTGGCGCACCAGGATCGCCTGCGTCTTCGCATCCGACTTGGTGCCGCCGATCGCCTTGATCGGCGCACCGGCCGCATAGACCGACAGGAAGGAGAGATCGCCGGTGTAGCCGACGTCGAGCGCGCCGGCATTGAGCGCTTCCAGGATCGGCGCTGCCGCCGGGAATTCCGACCATTCGATTCTGTAAGGCAGGTCCTTGGCGTAGCCGGAGATTTCGAGCAGCGAGCGGTTGCCGCCCTTCTGGTCGCCGACGCGCAGCACGACCGTATCGGCCGCGAACGACGCGGCTGCCGTCGACAAGGTGACGGCGGCAGCAAACAGCGAGGCCGCCAACCGGCGCGTGATGGAATGGTCGTGGGAGTTGATGCTCATGTGATCTGTCGTGTTGCTTGCTTGTGACTTTGGCCCACGACACGTGGGCGCGTGATACAGCGAGAGATTCAAGTCTATGATTGCGTGATGCGCAGTCAATGAAATGGCTATCCGTATTGCGGATGCCTCGGGCAATGACGTTTCAGCGCGGTGCAGATTTCGAGAACGCGCGGCGTGCGCGGTCGCAGATGCGCAAAAATCCAGCAACCGATGGAGCCGCAGCGCGTCGTTGCGGGATGATGCCACCGCGAAAATCCTTTCATCGTCGTTCTGCGCGTCGATGGAGAGAATGACTTCGCATCGCGCCACATTCGAAATTCCATTTCATTGACGATGCGGCAGGCGCGCCGCATGATTTGCGCATCGCATCAACGCGGCGCGCAAAGTGCCCGCGAAAAATATTCTCTCGACGCAGCTCCGCACGGAACATGCGCAACGCGAAGCGTTGCGTGAATGGTGGAGCCGTGCCAACTCAGGAGTGGGGCTGATGGGCAACGACAACAAGCGCACCGGGGCGGGCCTCGATCGGCGTCATCTGCTTCAGGCGGGGCTGGCTGCAGCTTTCGCCGCGCCGCTCGGTGCCTTCGGTGCAGCACAGGCCTTTGCACCGCAGGCGATCGCGCCCGGTGTCGACCTCTCGGAATTCCCGCTGTGCCGGACGGCCTCGGACGCGCCCGCGCTCACCGGCGCGCCGCGCAAGCTGAAACTGTCCTGGAATGCCGGTGCGGTCTGTCTCGCTCCGGTGCCGGTCGCCATCGAGCACGGCTTCTTCCAGAAGCAGAATCTCGACGTCGAGCTGATCAATTATTCCGGCTCGACCGACCAGTTGCTCGAGGCGATCGCGACGGGCAAGAGCGATGCCGGCCTCGGCATGGCGCTACGCTGGTTGAAGCCGCTGGAGCAGGGCTTTGATGTCAAGATCGCCGCCGGCACCCATGGCGGCTGCATGCGCGTGCTGACCCGCGCCGATTCCAACGTGAGCAAGCTCGCCGATCTCAAGGGCAAGATCGTCGCGGTCGGCGACCTCGGCGGCCCGGACAAGAACTTCTTCTCCATTCAGCTGGCCAAGCTCGGCATCGATCCGACCAGGGATGTCGACTGGCGCGCCTATCCCGGCAATTTGCTCGACGTCGCGGTCCAGAAGGGTGAGGTGCAGGCCTTCCTGTCGTCCGACCCGCTGGGCTATCTCTGGCTCAAGGACAGCCAGTACAAGGAAGTCGCTTCCAATCTCGACGGCGAATATCGTGACAAGAGCTGCTGCATCCTCGGCTTGCGTGGCAGCCTGGTGCGCGAGGAGCCGCAGGTCGCGCGCGCCCTCACGCAGGCGCTGCTCGATGCCGCGATGTTCACCGCGCAGAATCCGGCCGTGACGGCGAAATCGTTCCAGCCTTACGCGCCGAAGACGGCGTCGCTCGCCGACATCGAGGGCATGGTGCGCTACCACACCCACCATCATCATCCCGTCGGAGAGGTGCTGAAGCGCGAGCTGAAGGGATATGCGGACGATTTGAAGAGCGTGCAGGTCTTCAAGCAGAGCACCGATACCGCCAAATTCGCGGAGCGCATCTATGTCGACGTATTCGCTGTCTGACGGCGTCGCGTCCGGCGCGCCGCGCCTCTCGCGTGGACCGCTGCTTGCGACGTGGTTGCGGGAATCCGGCGCCGGCGTGGCCGCCAGCGCGGCCTGGATCGTCTTCGGTCTCTCCTGCCTGTGGTGGGAGGACGTCGGGGACTGGTCGCGCACGCATTCGCTCGGCATTGCCGCCTTCGTCATCGCTGCGATCGCCCTGTTCGGGACTGTCGGTGCGGACTATCTGGGATCGGCGGGCAGGGCCTTGCGCCAGCGCGCGCCGTGGCTCATTGCGCTCGGCTCTGTCCTGACCTTGTGGGAGCTCGCCACCGCCAAATTCGCCTGGCTGCCGCTGCCGTTCTTTCCGCCGCCGCAATCGATCATCGAGGTCTACACCGACGATCTGCCAAAGCTGCTCGACAGCGTGCTCGCCTCGGTCAAGCTTCAGCTCGGCGGCTATCTCATCGGCGCCGCGGTCGGCTTCCTGACCGGCGTCTCGATCGGCTGGTCGCGCGCGGTCGGCTATTGGGTGCATCCGCTGCTGCGCTTCATCGGCCCGCTGCCGGCGACCGCCTGGCTGCCGATCGCCTTTTTCACCTTCCCGTCGAGCTGGAGCGCCTCGACCTTCCTGATCGCGCTCGCGACCGGATTTCCGGTCACGGTGCTGACCTGGTCGGGAGTCGCCAGCGTCAGCAACGCCTATTATGACGTCGCGCGTACGCTGGGGGCAAAGCCGTCGTTCCTGGTGCTGAAAGTGGCGATCCCCGCCGCGCTGCCGCACGTTTTCGTCGGCCTGTTCATGGGCCTCGGCGCGTCCTTTGCCGTGCTCGTCGTCGCCGAGATGATCGGCGTCAAGGCCGGGCTCGGCTGGTACCTGCAATGGGCGCAAGGCTGGGCGGCCTACGCCAACATGTATGCGGCGCTGATCGTGATGTCGCTGCTCTGCTCCGGCGCGATCACGCTGCTGTTTTCGATCCGCGACCGCCTGCTGGTCTGGCAGAAGGGGACCGTGAAATGGTAGCGGCAGCCGCATTGGCCGAAATCCCCGCGCATCCGGCTGCGGGCGCCGCGCTCGACATCGAGCAGGT
Encoded proteins:
- a CDS encoding ABC transporter substrate-binding protein — encoded protein: MGNDNKRTGAGLDRRHLLQAGLAAAFAAPLGAFGAAQAFAPQAIAPGVDLSEFPLCRTASDAPALTGAPRKLKLSWNAGAVCLAPVPVAIEHGFFQKQNLDVELINYSGSTDQLLEAIATGKSDAGLGMALRWLKPLEQGFDVKIAAGTHGGCMRVLTRADSNVSKLADLKGKIVAVGDLGGPDKNFFSIQLAKLGIDPTRDVDWRAYPGNLLDVAVQKGEVQAFLSSDPLGYLWLKDSQYKEVASNLDGEYRDKSCCILGLRGSLVREEPQVARALTQALLDAAMFTAQNPAVTAKSFQPYAPKTASLADIEGMVRYHTHHHHPVGEVLKRELKGYADDLKSVQVFKQSTDTAKFAERIYVDVFAV
- a CDS encoding class III extradiol ring-cleavage dioxygenase, translated to MTRFPTLFLSHGGGPWPFMEDRRVQYAKTAAEFGRLPQLLPAKPKAVLVITGHWEADAFTVSTSAHPPMVYDYYGFPEHTYHITYPAPGQPELAAEVRTLLTRAGLDCREDPNQGFDHGTFVPLGLMYPNADMPIVLLSLKSSYDAAEHVKVGQAIASLRDEGILIVGSGLTYHNMRGFGRAESKPVSYDFEAYLNEAIGNPDAARRNAMLVDWENAPSARLAHPREDHLLPLMVAAGAAGSDVGKRVFVDEVANVAMASYVFG
- the glgC gene encoding glucose-1-phosphate adenylyltransferase, yielding MSAAGNEPLARQALAFVLAGGRGSRLLELTDRRAKPAVYFGGKSRIIDFALSNAVNSGIRRIAVATQYKAHSLIRHLQMGWNFFRPERNESFDILPASQRVSENMWYVGTADAIYQNIDIIESHNARFIVVLAGDHVYKMDYEVMLRQHVDSGADVTVGCLEMPRAESSGFGIMHVDENGWIQQFLEKPKDPPPMPGKPDVSLASMGIYVFDAKFLFDQLKRDAEDTNSSHDFGKDIIPYIVKNGRAIAHQFSTSCVRSGNDPRSYWRDAGTVDAYWAANIDLTDVVPELDLFDRAWPIWSYAEITPPAKFVHDEETRRGSAVSSLVSGGCIISGAALRRSLLFTGVRINSYAHVENAVIMPYVNVGRGARLKNVVIDRGVEIPEGLVVGEDPEFDAKRFRTTEQGISLVTQSMLDRLNT
- a CDS encoding ABC transporter permease subunit; the protein is MSTYSLSDGVASGAPRLSRGPLLATWLRESGAGVAASAAWIVFGLSCLWWEDVGDWSRTHSLGIAAFVIAAIALFGTVGADYLGSAGRALRQRAPWLIALGSVLTLWELATAKFAWLPLPFFPPPQSIIEVYTDDLPKLLDSVLASVKLQLGGYLIGAAVGFLTGVSIGWSRAVGYWVHPLLRFIGPLPATAWLPIAFFTFPSSWSASTFLIALATGFPVTVLTWSGVASVSNAYYDVARTLGAKPSFLVLKVAIPAALPHVFVGLFMGLGASFAVLVVAEMIGVKAGLGWYLQWAQGWAAYANMYAALIVMSLLCSGAITLLFSIRDRLLVWQKGTVKW
- the glgA gene encoding glycogen synthase GlgA, which produces MTPVRVLAVASEVYPIVKTGGLADVAGALPIALKAHGVEMRTLMPGYPDVMRLLSGAEEIRRWPDYFGGPGRLLAGSHDGLDLFVLDVPHLYARPGNPYVTADGIDWPDNGVRFAALARIAADIGHGLVASFVPDVVHAHDWQAGLAPAYLHYDGGARPGTVMTIHNMAYQGKFDRTLAAAIGLPHDASFDVHGLEYFGGISFLKAGLQLADRITTVSPTYAREIQSDEGGMGLGGLLRERASVLSGILNGIDTEVWNPHTDPHIAYRFSAEELSFRSANKAALQQRFGLEPRPDALLLGVISRLSWQKGLDLLLDSMPTILGDGMQLALLGSGDAELQDRYLATARGHQGRIAAVIGYDEALAHLIQAGSDALIVPSRFEPCGLTQLCALRYGAVPIVSRVGGLADTVNETTGFTFGPVTSANLSAALGRASFTFHDRAAWRQLQLAGLATDVSWRNRAGEYAALYRGLMASRLRGA
- a CDS encoding ABC transporter substrate-binding protein, producing MSINSHDHSITRRLAASLFAAAVTLSTAAASFAADTVVLRVGDQKGGNRSLLEISGYAKDLPYRIEWSEFPAAAPILEALNAGALDVGYTGDLSFLSVYAAGAPIKAIGGTKSDAKTQAILVRQDSPIRSAADLKGKRLAGTRGGWGQFLIDATLEKAQIKLEDATFAPLGPVDAKVALVAGSIDAWAVWEPYVSFATLKDKARVIADGEGLTPTITFIVATDSAIATKRAAVQDLLQRLNKARLWSLDHISEYARSTAELTKLPEDVLLAAYTAQRTSPIVIDESVVKEVQEASDRSTRYGILPKTLDVSKAVDRSFTAAAAGSN